A stretch of Amycolatopsis balhimycina FH 1894 DNA encodes these proteins:
- the rpmB gene encoding 50S ribosomal protein L28, with translation MSAVCQVTGRKPGYGKQVSHSHRRTSRRWEPNLQNRRYFVAGEGRWVRLRVSVKGMKTIDKRGIEAVVAELRAKGVKL, from the coding sequence TTGTCCGCCGTCTGCCAGGTCACCGGCCGCAAGCCGGGCTACGGCAAGCAGGTCTCGCACTCCCACCGCCGCACGTCCCGGCGGTGGGAGCCGAACCTTCAGAACCGCCGGTACTTCGTGGCCGGTGAGGGCCGCTGGGTGCGGCTGCGCGTCTCCGTCAAGGGCATGAAGACGATCGACAAGCGCGGCATCGAGGCCGTCGTCGCCGAGCTGAGGGCGAAGGGGGTGAAGCTGTAA
- a CDS encoding GTP-binding protein, with protein MTPHPRVPLVLVSGLAPGPNAALAELLRVAGPGTAVVHHDLREIHSGVVRRQLRLGEHDELSVLELAHGCVSCTLREDLLPLLRRLARRPEVTRIVVRLDEAMEPEPVSWAIRNVLVGDHPVRDDVDLRAVLTVVDCATWLADATGDDELADRNLQGSPEDERTVAQVALSQVEFADVLVLAGAATDAWSAAKASAVLDRVAPSIPRVELARMWTDVSPERHTLASLRWDPAHGDRAQELVVVTDQTTPDEIDTALRGALLTDEELAAGPGEWQRYPDPFGDWHEEPCEDTEPDPARHDATAANRKEDQ; from the coding sequence GTGACCCCTCACCCCCGCGTCCCGCTCGTCCTCGTCAGCGGGCTCGCCCCCGGCCCGAACGCCGCGCTGGCCGAGCTTCTGCGCGTCGCCGGGCCGGGCACCGCCGTCGTCCACCACGACCTGCGCGAGATCCACTCCGGCGTCGTCCGCCGCCAGCTGCGGCTCGGCGAACACGACGAACTGTCCGTGCTGGAACTGGCCCACGGCTGCGTGTCGTGCACCCTGCGGGAGGACCTCCTCCCGCTGCTGCGGCGGCTGGCGCGGCGCCCGGAGGTGACCCGGATCGTCGTCCGGCTCGACGAGGCCATGGAGCCGGAGCCGGTGAGCTGGGCGATCCGCAACGTCCTGGTCGGCGACCATCCGGTGCGCGACGACGTCGACCTGCGGGCCGTCCTCACCGTCGTCGACTGCGCGACCTGGCTCGCCGACGCGACCGGCGACGACGAACTGGCCGACCGGAACCTGCAGGGCAGCCCCGAGGACGAGCGGACGGTCGCCCAGGTCGCGCTGTCCCAGGTGGAGTTCGCCGACGTCCTCGTGCTGGCCGGCGCGGCCACCGACGCGTGGAGCGCCGCGAAGGCGTCCGCGGTGCTCGACCGGGTGGCGCCGTCGATCCCGCGGGTCGAGCTGGCGCGGATGTGGACGGACGTCTCCCCCGAACGCCACACCCTGGCGTCCCTGCGCTGGGACCCGGCGCACGGCGACCGGGCGCAGGAGCTCGTCGTGGTGACGGACCAGACAACGCCCGACGAGATCGACACGGCCCTGCGCGGCGCTCTACTGACCGACGAAGAACTGGCCGCCGGCCCCGGGGAGTGGCAGCGCTACCCGGACCCGTTCGGCGACTGGCACGAAGAGCCCTGCGAGGACACCGAACCCGACCCGGCGCGGCACGACGCGACCGCGGCGAACCGAAAGGAAGACCAGTGA
- a CDS encoding type B 50S ribosomal protein L31 yields MKNGIHPDYHPVVFKDSSTGDSFLTRSTITSDRTIEWSDGNTYPLVMVDISSWSHPFWTGTQRIMDSAGQVEKFHRRYGKRGNR; encoded by the coding sequence GTGAAGAACGGCATCCACCCCGATTACCACCCCGTGGTTTTCAAGGACTCGTCCACCGGCGACAGTTTCCTGACCCGGTCCACCATCACCTCCGACCGGACCATCGAATGGTCCGACGGCAACACCTACCCGCTCGTCATGGTCGACATCAGCTCGTGGTCGCACCCGTTCTGGACCGGCACCCAGCGGATCATGGACAGCGCCGGCCAGGTCGAGAAGTTCCACCGCCGCTACGGGAAGCGAGGCAACCGCTGA
- the rpmF gene encoding 50S ribosomal protein L32, which yields MAVPKRKMSRSNTRSRRSQWKAAVPDLVPIKVDGKVQLVPRRLMKHFHS from the coding sequence ATGGCCGTCCCGAAGCGGAAGATGTCCCGCAGCAACACCCGGTCCCGGCGGTCACAGTGGAAGGCCGCCGTGCCGGACCTGGTGCCGATCAAGGTCGACGGCAAGGTTCAGCTGGTCCCGCGCCGGCTGATGAAGCACTTCCACTCGTGA
- a CDS encoding GTP-binding protein produces MTVPVTVLSGFRGAGKTTLLNQLVFIGVDLAGDALLAALGDCLGDVATGPDPFPEWGPVHVH; encoded by the coding sequence GTGACGGTCCCGGTCACGGTGTTGTCCGGCTTCCGCGGCGCGGGCAAGACGACGTTGCTCAACCAACTGGTGTTCATCGGCGTCGACCTGGCCGGGGACGCGTTGCTCGCCGCGTTGGGTGACTGCCTCGGCGACGTCGCGACCGGGCCCGACCCGTTCCCGGAGTGGGGCCCGGTCCACGTCCACTGA
- a CDS encoding MarR family winged helix-turn-helix transcriptional regulator encodes MTDEELLQASADLRVALGRLIRRLRQGYVAGELTLPERSVLSRLDREGPATPGCLADLERVKPQAMGVTLAGLVGRGLVERRKDDSDGRKVLMSVTEAGIKLLTDRRSRTTRLMAAALAEKFTAAEQRELAAAIPLIERLADEL; translated from the coding sequence GTGACGGACGAGGAGCTCCTCCAGGCGAGCGCCGACCTGCGCGTCGCCCTCGGCCGGCTGATCCGGCGGCTGCGCCAGGGATACGTCGCCGGCGAGCTGACCCTGCCCGAACGCTCGGTGCTCTCCCGGCTCGACCGGGAGGGCCCGGCCACGCCGGGCTGCCTGGCCGACCTCGAACGCGTCAAACCGCAGGCCATGGGCGTCACGCTCGCCGGGCTCGTCGGCCGCGGGCTCGTCGAACGGCGCAAGGACGACTCCGACGGCCGCAAGGTGCTGATGTCGGTCACCGAGGCCGGCATCAAGCTGCTCACCGACCGGCGGTCGCGGACCACGCGGCTCATGGCGGCCGCGCTGGCCGAGAAGTTCACCGCGGCCGAGCAGCGCGAGCTCGCCGCGGCTATCCCGCTGATCGAACGGCTGGCGGACGAGCTGTGA
- a CDS encoding MFS transporter yields the protein MSYKWVALSNTTLGVLMSALDGSIVIISLPAIFRGIGLDPLAPGNIGYLLWMILGYLLVQAVLVVTLGRLGDMFGRVKMYNLGFVIFSVASVALSFDPFHAGGGALWLIGWRVVQAVGGSMLTANSAAILTDAFPTEQRGMALGVNQITALAGQFLGLVVGGLLAEIDWRAVFWVSVPFGLLGTIWSIRSLREVGTPKRAKIDWGGNVTFAAGTALLLAGITYGIQPYGGGATGWGNPWVLGGIGAGVLLLLLFGVIETRVAAPMFQLSLFKIRAFAAGNVAALLTSVARGGMQFMLIIWLQGIWLPLHGYDYEQTPLWAGIHMLPLTVGFLLAGPVSGYLSDRFGARLFATGGLLLVAVAFVGLLALPVDFPYPAFAALLVLSGVGQGMFAAPNTSAIMSSVPTDQRGVASGMRATFQNSGTSLSIGVFFSLMIAGLASSLPQTLTGGLQAHGVPAPVADGVAQLPPVSTLFAAFLGSNPVGHLLGPDVLSGLPPADRATLTGGEFFPRLVSGPFHHGLVVVFTAAALMAVIAAVASAARGGRYFHTPEEVKESQ from the coding sequence GTGAGCTACAAGTGGGTCGCGCTGTCCAACACCACACTCGGCGTGCTGATGTCCGCGCTCGACGGCTCGATCGTCATCATCTCGCTGCCGGCGATCTTCCGCGGCATCGGGCTCGACCCCCTCGCGCCGGGCAACATCGGCTACCTGCTGTGGATGATCCTCGGCTACCTGCTGGTGCAGGCCGTGCTGGTGGTGACGCTGGGACGGCTCGGCGACATGTTCGGCCGGGTCAAGATGTACAACCTCGGCTTCGTCATCTTCAGCGTCGCTTCGGTGGCGCTGTCGTTCGACCCGTTCCACGCCGGCGGCGGCGCGTTGTGGCTGATCGGCTGGCGGGTCGTCCAAGCCGTCGGCGGGTCGATGCTGACGGCGAACTCGGCCGCCATCCTCACCGACGCCTTCCCCACCGAACAGCGCGGCATGGCGCTGGGCGTCAACCAGATCACCGCGCTGGCCGGGCAGTTCCTGGGTCTGGTCGTCGGCGGCCTGCTGGCCGAGATCGACTGGCGCGCGGTGTTCTGGGTCAGCGTGCCGTTCGGGCTGCTGGGCACGATCTGGTCGATCCGCAGCCTCCGCGAGGTCGGGACGCCGAAGCGCGCGAAGATCGACTGGGGCGGCAATGTCACGTTCGCCGCGGGCACCGCGCTCCTGCTCGCCGGCATCACCTACGGTATCCAGCCCTACGGCGGCGGCGCGACCGGCTGGGGCAACCCGTGGGTACTCGGCGGGATCGGCGCCGGCGTGCTGCTGCTCCTGCTGTTCGGCGTCATCGAGACCCGCGTCGCCGCGCCGATGTTCCAGCTGAGCCTGTTCAAGATCCGCGCGTTCGCCGCGGGCAACGTCGCCGCCTTGCTGACTTCGGTCGCGCGTGGTGGCATGCAGTTCATGCTCATCATCTGGCTGCAGGGCATCTGGCTGCCCCTGCACGGCTACGACTACGAGCAGACGCCGCTGTGGGCCGGGATCCACATGCTGCCGCTGACCGTCGGGTTCCTCCTCGCCGGCCCGGTGTCCGGGTACCTCTCCGACCGGTTCGGGGCGCGGCTGTTCGCCACCGGCGGGCTGCTCCTGGTCGCGGTGGCCTTCGTCGGGCTGCTGGCACTGCCGGTGGACTTCCCGTACCCGGCGTTCGCGGCCCTGCTCGTGCTGAGCGGCGTCGGCCAGGGCATGTTCGCCGCGCCCAACACGTCGGCGATCATGAGCAGCGTGCCGACCGATCAGCGCGGTGTCGCCTCCGGCATGCGGGCGACGTTCCAGAACTCCGGGACGTCGCTGTCGATCGGCGTCTTCTTCTCGCTGATGATCGCCGGGCTGGCCTCGTCGCTGCCGCAGACGCTCACCGGCGGGCTGCAGGCCCACGGCGTCCCGGCGCCCGTCGCCGACGGCGTCGCGCAGTTGCCGCCGGTGAGCACGCTGTTCGCGGCGTTCCTCGGCAGCAACCCGGTCGGGCACCTGCTCGGCCCGGACGTCCTTTCCGGACTGCCGCCCGCGGACCGGGCGACGCTCACCGGCGGCGAGTTCTTCCCGCGGCTGGTGTCCGGCCCGTTCCACCACGGCCTGGTGGTCGTGTTCACCGCGGCCGCGCTCATGGCCGTCATCGCCGCGGTGGCTTCCGCCGCGCGCGGCGGGCGTTACTTCCACACTCCCGAGGAAGTCAAGGAGTCTCAATGA
- a CDS encoding dienelactone hydrolase family protein — protein MTDEIVAGTVTISGHGGDELEAYLAKPTDATPRGGVVVIHHLPGYDAATKEMVRRFAVEGYNALCPNLYTREAPGADPDDAAAMVRAAGGVPDDRLVGDVSGAADYLRALENANGRIGVIGHCSGGRHAFLSACSLDLDAAVDCYGAFVVNDPPEAMRMMKPLLGLAPQLSCPLLGIFGADDQFPGPDEVAVLAAELEKLGKEHEFHTYADAGHAFFAVDRPSYRPEAAKDGWERILDFYARTLTV, from the coding sequence ATGACCGACGAAATCGTCGCCGGGACCGTCACCATCAGCGGTCACGGCGGGGACGAGCTCGAGGCCTACCTGGCCAAACCGACCGACGCGACCCCGCGCGGCGGTGTCGTGGTGATCCACCACCTGCCCGGCTACGACGCGGCGACGAAGGAGATGGTGCGCCGCTTCGCCGTCGAGGGCTACAACGCGCTCTGCCCGAACCTGTACACCCGCGAAGCACCGGGCGCGGACCCGGACGACGCGGCCGCGATGGTCCGCGCGGCCGGCGGCGTCCCGGACGACCGTCTGGTCGGGGACGTCTCCGGGGCGGCCGACTACCTGCGCGCCCTGGAAAACGCGAACGGCCGGATCGGCGTGATCGGGCACTGCTCGGGCGGGCGTCACGCGTTCCTCTCGGCCTGTTCCCTGGACCTCGACGCGGCGGTGGACTGCTACGGCGCCTTCGTCGTCAACGACCCGCCCGAAGCCATGAGGATGATGAAGCCGCTGCTCGGCCTGGCCCCGCAGCTGTCCTGCCCGCTGCTGGGCATCTTCGGCGCCGACGACCAGTTCCCCGGCCCGGACGAGGTGGCGGTCTTGGCGGCCGAGCTGGAGAAACTCGGCAAGGAGCACGAGTTCCACACCTACGCCGACGCCGGTCACGCGTTCTTCGCCGTCGACCGCCCGAGCTACCGCCCCGAAGCCGCGAAGGACGGCTGGGAACGCATCCTCGACTTCTACGCGCGCACGCTCACCGTCTGA
- a CDS encoding DUF6295 family protein, with the protein MCTYLTEKFALEGSGKGARGWFRLTEGTVYVDHPVHAPYGHTVNIDFRSPALGASARVALELTEEDALALADAIHAAVKSAPAGLASRTQ; encoded by the coding sequence ATGTGCACCTACCTGACCGAGAAGTTCGCCCTCGAAGGCAGTGGCAAGGGCGCCCGCGGCTGGTTCCGCCTGACCGAGGGCACCGTGTACGTCGACCACCCGGTCCACGCGCCGTACGGGCACACCGTCAACATCGACTTCCGCAGCCCGGCCCTGGGCGCGTCGGCGCGGGTCGCCCTCGAACTCACCGAAGAAGACGCCCTGGCCCTGGCGGACGCGATCCACGCGGCCGTCAAATCCGCCCCGGCCGGCCTGGCCTCCCGCACCCAGTAG
- a CDS encoding pyridoxal phosphate-dependent decarboxylase family protein — MNPPEDVLARLRALRAGDLPTHGGRTLAYVYDSGMSEVDSLGAAAHALASSANGLDPTAFPSLLKMENDLVLAASRLLGDVPGVVGSVTSGGTESCLLAVLAARDGRPSPSIVLPTTAHAAFHKAAHLFGLRRIDVPVDPVTFRADPAAMAAAIDDSTVLVVASAPSYAHGVLDPVPEIAAAALERGVRMHVDACIGGWVLPYFARLGADVPPFDFRVPGVTSISVDLHKYAYCPKGTSVLLHASAELRRTHYFASAAWPGYTMLNTTIQSTRSGGPLAAAWAVVHHLGSEGYLKLATAAREATSRIRSGIEELPGLRVLGDPVSTLIAFTGDDGFDLFTVADEMKARGWYVQPQFAHLTSPVNLHLTVTAANHGGEKEFLADLAASVDAARAAGPVVVDPAVAEFVAALDPDTLTSSQFADLLAAAGLGGASGLPDRMAPINALLATAPPPLRERLLLEFLGALYTP, encoded by the coding sequence ATGAACCCGCCTGAGGACGTCCTCGCCCGGCTGCGGGCGCTGCGCGCGGGTGACCTGCCGACGCACGGCGGCCGCACGCTGGCCTACGTCTACGACAGCGGAATGTCCGAAGTGGACTCCCTCGGTGCGGCGGCGCACGCGCTGGCGTCGTCGGCGAACGGTTTGGATCCGACGGCGTTCCCGAGCCTGCTGAAGATGGAGAACGACCTCGTTCTCGCGGCGTCCCGGTTGCTGGGTGACGTCCCGGGGGTGGTCGGCTCGGTGACGTCCGGCGGGACGGAGTCGTGCCTGCTGGCGGTGCTCGCCGCGCGCGACGGACGGCCGTCGCCGTCGATCGTGCTGCCGACCACCGCGCACGCGGCGTTCCACAAGGCGGCGCACCTGTTCGGGCTGCGCCGGATCGACGTCCCGGTCGACCCGGTGACGTTCCGGGCCGACCCGGCGGCGATGGCCGCGGCGATCGACGACTCGACGGTCCTGGTCGTGGCGAGCGCACCGTCGTACGCCCACGGCGTGCTCGACCCGGTGCCGGAGATCGCCGCGGCGGCTCTCGAGCGGGGTGTCCGGATGCACGTCGACGCCTGCATCGGCGGCTGGGTGCTGCCGTACTTCGCCCGCCTCGGCGCGGATGTCCCGCCGTTCGACTTCCGCGTCCCCGGCGTCACCAGCATCTCGGTCGACCTGCACAAGTACGCGTACTGCCCGAAGGGGACGTCGGTGCTGCTGCACGCGTCGGCCGAGCTGCGGCGCACGCACTACTTCGCGAGCGCGGCCTGGCCGGGCTACACGATGTTGAACACGACGATCCAGAGCACGCGCTCCGGCGGCCCGCTCGCCGCGGCGTGGGCGGTGGTGCACCACCTCGGCTCCGAGGGGTACCTCAAGCTGGCGACCGCCGCGCGTGAGGCGACGTCCCGGATCCGTTCCGGTATCGAGGAACTGCCCGGTCTGCGGGTGCTCGGCGACCCGGTGTCGACGCTGATCGCGTTCACCGGCGACGACGGCTTCGACCTGTTCACGGTGGCCGACGAGATGAAGGCACGCGGCTGGTACGTCCAGCCGCAGTTCGCTCATCTGACGTCGCCGGTGAACCTGCACCTGACGGTCACGGCGGCGAACCACGGCGGCGAGAAGGAGTTCCTCGCCGACCTGGCCGCCTCGGTCGACGCGGCCCGCGCCGCCGGTCCGGTGGTCGTGGACCCGGCGGTGGCGGAGTTCGTCGCGGCCCTCGACCCCGACACGCTGACGTCTTCGCAGTTCGCGGACCTCCTCGCCGCGGCAGGTCTCGGCGGCGCTTCCGGCCTCCCGGACCGCATGGCCCCGATCAACGCCCTCCTCGCCACAGCGCCACCCCCACTCCGGGAGCGCCTCCTGCTCGAGTTCCTGGGCGCCCTCTACACGCCGTGA
- a CDS encoding MFS transporter — protein sequence MATLSGRTRFRYSLGSFVTGSFGTVPGLVLVKYLTDTMAVPAGWAAAIVFVPKAWDVLFNPIAGRLSDADLLKTGSRRRFLLIGGIGVAILFAAMFAHPGFGSPLPDALYVAITFAACATAYALFQVPFNALPAELTESATERTKLTSVRIGVLAVTILICGGGAPAITAAIDGVAGYRLMAVVIGLIVLAATLLVYFGLKDAPVGSLRPNTVNLKELVRTLAAWRPFRWLLGTYFIQALGIGTVLAAIPFFAQRILGKESYGTILFVIFVGPALITMPLWPRLGDRVGKLNGFRLATAAFAVGLLGLVFARETPLVVSFVFVALCGVGYAGISVFPLAILPDLITAEEERTGETRAGIAAGVWTAGETLGLAFGGGLWAIILAFGGYVSSTDATADQPHSAILAILVGASVIPGVLIALALPLLRRSVLEPRHEPA from the coding sequence TTGGCGACGCTGTCCGGCCGGACGAGGTTCCGCTATTCGCTCGGCTCGTTCGTCACCGGGTCCTTCGGCACGGTCCCCGGACTGGTGCTGGTGAAGTACCTGACCGACACGATGGCCGTGCCCGCGGGCTGGGCCGCCGCGATCGTGTTCGTGCCCAAGGCCTGGGACGTGCTGTTCAACCCGATCGCCGGCCGGCTGTCCGACGCCGACCTGCTCAAGACCGGCAGCCGCCGTCGCTTCCTGCTCATCGGCGGCATCGGCGTGGCGATCCTGTTCGCGGCGATGTTCGCCCACCCCGGGTTCGGGAGCCCGCTGCCGGACGCGCTGTACGTGGCGATCACGTTTGCCGCGTGTGCCACGGCGTACGCGCTGTTCCAGGTGCCGTTCAACGCGCTGCCCGCCGAGCTGACCGAGTCGGCGACCGAGCGCACGAAGCTCACCAGCGTCCGCATCGGCGTGCTGGCCGTGACGATCCTGATCTGCGGTGGCGGCGCGCCGGCGATCACCGCCGCGATCGACGGGGTCGCCGGCTACCGGCTGATGGCCGTGGTGATCGGGCTGATCGTGCTGGCCGCGACGCTGCTGGTGTACTTCGGGCTCAAGGACGCGCCGGTCGGCTCGCTGCGGCCGAACACCGTGAACCTGAAGGAGCTGGTGCGGACGCTCGCCGCGTGGCGGCCGTTCCGCTGGCTGCTCGGCACGTACTTCATCCAGGCGCTCGGCATCGGCACGGTGCTCGCCGCCATCCCGTTCTTCGCCCAGCGCATCCTCGGCAAGGAGAGCTACGGGACGATCCTGTTCGTCATCTTCGTCGGTCCCGCGCTGATCACGATGCCGCTGTGGCCGCGCCTGGGCGACCGGGTCGGCAAGCTCAACGGCTTCCGCCTGGCCACCGCGGCCTTCGCGGTCGGGCTGCTCGGCCTGGTCTTCGCGCGCGAAACCCCGCTGGTCGTGTCGTTCGTCTTCGTGGCGCTGTGCGGGGTCGGCTACGCCGGGATCTCGGTGTTCCCGCTGGCCATCCTGCCCGACCTGATCACCGCCGAGGAGGAGCGCACCGGCGAGACACGGGCCGGCATCGCCGCGGGCGTGTGGACCGCGGGGGAGACGCTCGGCCTGGCCTTCGGCGGCGGGCTGTGGGCGATCATCCTCGCGTTCGGCGGGTACGTGTCCAGCACCGACGCGACGGCGGACCAGCCGCACAGCGCGATCCTGGCGATCCTCGTCGGGGCGTCGGTCATCCCGGGCGTGCTCATCGCGCTGGCCCTGCCGCTGCTGCGGCGGTCGGTGCTGGAACCGCGGCATGAACCCGCCTGA
- a CDS encoding LLM class F420-dependent oxidoreductase, whose translation MKLGFHVGYWGSGPTPGALEAVLKAEELGFDSVWTAEAYGSDAFTPLAWYGASTSRIRLGTNIVQMAARTPTATAMHALTLDHLSGGRMVLGLGASGPQVVEGWYGQPYPKPLARTREYVDIVRQVIAREAPVTLDGQFFQLPLKGGTGLGKPLKPTVHPLRKEIPIHLAAEGPKNVALAAEIGDGWLPMFFSPKSNGFYQAALEEGFGRPGARHTLETFEVPCSVPVIVHDDVEEAASWMKPSLALYIGGMGAKSVNFHHDVFARLGYEDVADKVQELYLAGRKEEATAAIPTSLVEDTSLIGPPAKIRDELRAWEETVVTQLLLRGDAATLEKIARALG comes from the coding sequence GTGAAGCTGGGATTCCACGTCGGGTACTGGGGCAGCGGCCCGACCCCGGGCGCGCTGGAGGCCGTCCTCAAGGCCGAGGAGCTCGGGTTCGACTCGGTGTGGACGGCGGAGGCGTACGGCTCGGACGCGTTCACCCCGCTGGCCTGGTACGGCGCTTCGACCAGCCGGATCCGGCTGGGCACGAACATCGTCCAGATGGCCGCGCGCACCCCGACCGCGACCGCGATGCACGCGCTGACCCTGGACCACCTGTCGGGCGGCCGGATGGTGCTCGGGCTCGGCGCGTCGGGCCCGCAGGTCGTCGAAGGCTGGTACGGGCAGCCGTACCCGAAGCCCCTCGCCCGCACCCGGGAGTACGTCGACATCGTCCGGCAGGTGATCGCGCGCGAAGCGCCGGTGACCCTGGACGGGCAGTTCTTCCAGCTGCCGCTCAAGGGCGGGACCGGGCTCGGCAAGCCGCTGAAGCCGACCGTGCACCCGCTGCGGAAGGAGATCCCGATCCATCTGGCCGCGGAGGGCCCGAAGAACGTCGCGCTGGCCGCGGAGATCGGCGACGGCTGGCTGCCGATGTTCTTCTCGCCCAAGAGCAACGGCTTCTACCAGGCCGCGCTGGAAGAGGGCTTCGGCCGGCCGGGCGCGCGGCACACCCTCGAGACGTTCGAGGTGCCGTGCTCGGTCCCGGTGATCGTGCACGACGACGTCGAGGAAGCGGCGAGCTGGATGAAGCCGTCGCTCGCGCTGTACATCGGCGGGATGGGCGCGAAGAGCGTGAACTTCCACCACGACGTCTTCGCCCGGCTCGGCTACGAGGACGTGGCCGACAAGGTGCAGGAGCTGTACCTGGCGGGCCGCAAGGAGGAGGCCACGGCCGCGATCCCGACGTCGCTGGTCGAGGACACCTCGCTGATCGGGCCGCCGGCGAAGATCCGCGACGAGCTGCGGGCGTGGGAGGAAACGGTCGTCACGCAGCTGCTGCTACGCGGTGACGCCGCGACGCTGGAGAAGATCGCCCGCGCCCTCGGCTGA
- a CDS encoding oxygenase MpaB family protein, which produces MTPDPLGPDSLTWKYFGDWRGLLIGLWAGSMQNMHPGLGAGVEQHSRFFQERWQRLFRSLYPIGGVVYDGPRAHRTALEVRGYHDRIKGVDAQGRRYHALDPDTYYWAHATFFVSTILIADHFMGGIGEAEKRQLFAEHVRWWRMYDMTMRPVPESWEDFQRYWKHMCTEVLEDNKATRDVLDIRGLGKPPFLPWLPDVLWRPVQRIVARNFVWLTIGLYDREVRDLLGFRWSERDARRHRRFGKLVNAVFKLVPHDRRYHPRARAGWRRVRGEVAPDAPLAETPRRNLPPLSQRGKPEHYAPNV; this is translated from the coding sequence ATGACACCGGACCCGCTGGGTCCCGACTCGCTGACCTGGAAGTACTTCGGCGACTGGCGCGGCCTGCTCATCGGCCTGTGGGCCGGGTCGATGCAGAACATGCACCCGGGCCTCGGCGCCGGCGTCGAGCAGCACTCGCGGTTCTTCCAGGAACGCTGGCAGCGGCTGTTCCGCTCGCTCTACCCGATCGGCGGGGTGGTCTACGACGGCCCGCGCGCGCACCGGACCGCCCTGGAGGTCCGCGGTTACCACGATCGCATCAAGGGCGTCGATGCTCAAGGCCGCCGCTACCACGCGCTCGACCCGGACACCTACTACTGGGCGCACGCGACCTTCTTCGTCAGCACGATCCTCATCGCCGACCACTTCATGGGCGGCATCGGCGAAGCGGAGAAGCGGCAGCTGTTCGCCGAGCACGTCCGGTGGTGGCGGATGTACGACATGACCATGCGGCCGGTGCCCGAGAGCTGGGAAGACTTCCAGCGCTATTGGAAGCACATGTGCACCGAGGTCCTCGAGGACAACAAGGCGACCAGGGACGTCCTGGACATCCGCGGGCTCGGCAAGCCGCCGTTCCTGCCCTGGCTGCCGGACGTGCTGTGGCGGCCGGTCCAGCGCATCGTCGCGCGCAACTTCGTCTGGCTCACGATCGGCCTCTACGACCGAGAGGTCCGCGACCTGCTCGGCTTCCGCTGGTCCGAACGCGACGCACGGCGCCACCGGCGGTTCGGGAAGCTCGTCAACGCCGTGTTCAAGCTCGTCCCGCACGATCGTCGCTACCACCCGCGAGCCCGCGCCGGCTGGCGTCGCGTCCGCGGCGAGGTGGCTCCGGACGCGCCGTTGGCCGAGACTCCACGAAGGAACCTGCCGCCGCTGTCCCAGCGGGGCAAGCCCGAGCACTACGCGCCGAACGTCTAG
- a CDS encoding TetR/AcrR family transcriptional regulator, with the protein MPGRTWAGTTLDDRKALRREQLVAAGLELLGTEGSAGTSVRAVCRHAKLTERYFYESFADREELVAAVYEHVGEQARQALVDAVRDAPTPVLRAEHAVRAFVELIVDDPRKGRVLLLAPLTDPALTRRGLHLLPVFAALVGEQLSHGDEIERRMVAVGLVGALSNVFIAYLDGSLKVSRERLVAHCVKLVLGADDH; encoded by the coding sequence ATGCCGGGCCGCACGTGGGCGGGCACGACGCTGGACGACCGGAAGGCGCTGCGGCGCGAGCAGCTCGTGGCCGCGGGCCTGGAGCTGCTGGGCACCGAGGGCTCGGCCGGGACGAGCGTCCGCGCGGTGTGCCGGCACGCGAAGCTGACCGAGCGCTACTTCTACGAGAGCTTCGCCGACCGGGAAGAGCTCGTCGCGGCGGTGTACGAGCACGTCGGCGAACAGGCGCGGCAGGCACTCGTCGACGCCGTCCGGGACGCCCCGACCCCCGTCCTGCGGGCCGAACACGCCGTGCGCGCGTTCGTCGAGCTGATCGTCGACGACCCCCGCAAGGGCCGGGTACTGCTGCTCGCCCCGCTGACCGACCCGGCACTGACCCGCCGCGGCCTGCACCTGCTGCCGGTGTTCGCCGCGCTCGTCGGCGAGCAGCTGTCCCACGGCGACGAGATCGAGCGGCGGATGGTCGCGGTCGGGCTGGTCGGCGCGCTGAGCAACGTCTTCATCGCCTACCTCGACGGCTCGCTGAAGGTTTCGCGCGAGCGGCTCGTCGCGCACTGCGTGAAGCTCGTCCTCGGCGCCGACGACCACTGA